A single Paenibacillus sp. FSL R5-0517 DNA region contains:
- a CDS encoding oxidoreductase: MRKNIAIIILMVGLIISMYFNYQFKAYKDNQEVDYTVKLNHGTEIGIKESIYNLDNVIKSLEDNSSKETVIHALGNVAVSLKVGEESFVFLNSDFREDQLSSTNLIYNVFRDMYTYISVEITDDILSNKISLENESRNQLIKDLGVLKQDLEYIDSQFNEDILKEQNPKWIENKWKELIGEIVNRNTEYKLYERIKMKYNL, from the coding sequence GTGAGAAAAAATATTGCAATAATCATACTAATGGTTGGATTGATCATAAGCATGTACTTCAACTATCAATTCAAAGCGTACAAAGACAATCAAGAAGTGGATTACACGGTTAAACTGAATCATGGAACCGAAATTGGTATAAAAGAATCCATCTACAATCTAGATAATGTGATCAAAAGCTTAGAGGACAATTCTTCGAAGGAAACAGTCATACACGCATTAGGAAATGTGGCCGTATCTTTGAAAGTGGGTGAAGAATCATTCGTATTTCTGAATTCCGACTTCAGGGAAGATCAGTTATCATCAACCAATTTAATCTATAATGTGTTTAGAGATATGTATACGTATATAAGTGTAGAAATCACAGACGACATTTTATCGAATAAGATATCGCTCGAAAATGAATCGAGAAATCAACTGATTAAGGATCTAGGAGTGCTTAAACAAGATTTGGAGTATATTGATAGTCAATTTAACGAGGATATTCTGAAAGAACAAAATCCTAAGTGGATTGAAAACAAATGGAAAGAGTTAATTGGAGAGATTGTAAATCGAAATACGGAATATAAGTTATATGAAAGAATTAAAATGAAATACAACTTATAA